In Streptomyces sp. NBC_00483, a single window of DNA contains:
- a CDS encoding class I SAM-dependent methyltransferase translates to MAELSYLTAVRESYDTVAADYVQRVPSPAEMDPLSRAMPAGFAELVRMAALGPVADLGCGPGRVTAHLAGPGVPAFGVDLSPKMVGPARSAYPKLRFTEGSMTALETGDGELGGILAWYSTHHTPPQWLPAVFAEFHRTLAPGGHLLWGDYVGNERLQPTHGHGRPVSYESYLLPLDRMAGLLEQAGLAVTARLEQEPGQHVTRPHACLLARKPDVMGTAGARP, encoded by the coding sequence GTGGCTGAGCTCTCCTACCTGACCGCCGTCCGCGAGTCCTACGACACGGTCGCCGCCGACTACGTCCAACGCGTCCCGTCGCCGGCCGAGATGGACCCGCTGTCCCGCGCGATGCCGGCCGGGTTCGCCGAACTCGTGCGGATGGCCGCTCTGGGGCCGGTCGCGGACCTGGGGTGCGGCCCCGGCCGCGTGACGGCGCACCTGGCCGGACCGGGGGTGCCCGCCTTCGGTGTCGACCTGTCGCCGAAGATGGTCGGGCCGGCCAGAAGCGCCTACCCAAAGCTGCGGTTCACCGAGGGCTCGATGACCGCGCTGGAGACGGGGGACGGCGAACTCGGCGGCATCCTGGCCTGGTACTCCACCCATCACACGCCCCCGCAATGGCTGCCGGCGGTGTTCGCCGAGTTCCACCGCACGCTCGCGCCCGGCGGCCACCTGCTCTGGGGAGACTACGTCGGCAACGAGCGGCTGCAGCCGACCCACGGCCACGGCCGACCGGTGTCCTACGAGTCGTACCTCCTGCCCCTGGACCGCATGGCCGGCCTGCTGGAGCAGGCCGGCCTCGCCGTCACCGCACGACTGGAACAGGAACCCGGCCAACACGTGACCAGGCCGCACGCCTGCCTCCTGGCCCGCAAGCCCGATGTGATGGGCACTGCCGGGGCCCGTCCCTGA
- the tpg gene encoding telomere-protecting terminal protein Tpg — MSLFADGLDAAVQKAFTRPAPKRAGPQMRYLVRQLGGTRKAAQLLGVSQRTVERYVKDQIKKPRPDLAARLEREVKRRWQPQVRAKARQKAASTDGLVIDTRARMGYTAPIGTTDQDRIRHLTVALPPVHAGRLFDARQAGASDEELRRIAADALREVYFQDGGRRAGSLEEVRFTDIEHLEFDL, encoded by the coding sequence ATGAGCCTGTTCGCCGATGGTCTGGACGCCGCGGTGCAGAAGGCGTTCACGCGCCCGGCACCCAAGAGGGCGGGCCCGCAGATGCGCTACCTGGTCAGACAGCTGGGCGGCACCAGGAAGGCGGCCCAATTGCTGGGCGTCTCCCAGCGCACCGTCGAGCGCTATGTGAAGGACCAGATCAAAAAGCCCCGCCCGGATCTCGCCGCGCGCCTGGAACGCGAGGTGAAGAGGCGCTGGCAGCCGCAGGTCCGCGCCAAGGCGCGGCAGAAGGCGGCCAGCACGGACGGCCTCGTCATCGACACCCGCGCCCGCATGGGCTACACCGCCCCGATCGGCACCACCGACCAGGACCGCATCCGGCACCTGACCGTCGCGCTGCCGCCCGTCCACGCCGGCCGCCTCTTCGATGCCCGGCAGGCCGGCGCCTCCGATGAGGAACTCCGCCGGATCGCGGCCGACGCGCTGCGCGAGGTGTACTTCCAGGACGGCGGCCGCCGCGCGGGCAGCCTGGAAGAGGTCCGCTTCACCGATATCGAGCACCTGGAGTTCGACCTGTAG
- the tap gene encoding telomere-associated protein Tap, with translation MSESESGSGSGAESGADLFDAVDALVASRASLPPAQERKRLRVAHGLTLDQVAVALKVRRATVSGWESAKKPTEPRGPEREAYARLLGRLAELYPAPAEPGAPVSAAFTVAPGPAHARSLSPGRAPGAAAVTAAETRQPQPQPQPQPQPQPAAPAATASAPDPAAAVVSGAGTAPAPGPARRAARSAGPSSTPRRPGAKKPAPAANSPAPAADSPAPAANTPARAADSPAPAAGTAVAGTAVAGAGAGAGARFANGPLAVVDVDAEGRVVAYCTGGLVLDVPARSMPALVEWTLTEAELGQPKLSGPGKDADPLLVLTEAALERYGLPAALTEQERLAGRLPDSHRAVRQLARADWKLTKRGFGPWARIYRPATGTERACVQLCIPSWQALDTRHWDTAGQLPPAELARVLGVYASRVMTPRGSTAVTGLELMTALHPPTRASGPDGDGIRHSEHNPGSLGRDPVDPAPCEAPDGHPLLRDLPRFHVRGPGEKLFEEALDWARPMTDAECTLRHLVGIDVNMAFAAGANGLHVGLGAPAHVTDPVFDAKLPGSWLVDLSHVDLSRVKTGRDRWVELDGSLLPSPFTPKGERPTGPAWYATPTVAYAAELGYEVRPIEAWVRYDSGRYLDGWYQRLRDAYLATMADLGVAADLPPGDFLAAMDGYRDRDPQLAIVGSAIKATVKGGLGKLRERPRGEGWRPGEPWRALARPTWRPDIRAAVIARTRINLHRKIVKHAAFTGQYPVAVLSDCVVYAAGGPGPLDFLPYRDGKPLPGGFRLGINPGLVKHEGTQSVLWGEEVRERFDAPELNLARYIKDGTVTDADTGEQGRGGR, from the coding sequence ATGTCCGAGTCCGAGTCCGGGTCCGGGTCCGGGGCTGAGTCCGGGGCTGATTTGTTTGATGCGGTCGATGCGCTGGTGGCGTCGCGTGCGTCGTTGCCGCCCGCGCAGGAGCGCAAGCGGTTGCGCGTGGCGCATGGTCTGACGCTGGATCAGGTGGCGGTGGCGTTGAAGGTGCGGCGGGCCACGGTGTCCGGCTGGGAGTCGGCGAAGAAGCCGACGGAGCCGCGTGGTCCGGAGCGGGAGGCGTATGCGCGGCTGCTGGGCCGGCTCGCGGAGCTTTATCCCGCCCCGGCGGAACCGGGCGCGCCGGTGTCCGCCGCGTTCACCGTCGCGCCCGGTCCGGCGCACGCGCGGAGTCTGTCCCCGGGCCGGGCCCCCGGGGCTGCGGCCGTGACTGCAGCCGAGACTCGCCAGCCCCAGCCCCAGCCCCAGCCCCAGCCCCAGCCCCAGCCCGCGGCCCCGGCTGCGACGGCTTCGGCCCCGGATCCCGCGGCCGCGGTCGTGTCCGGGGCTGGGACGGCTCCGGCTCCGGGCCCCGCGCGGCGTGCGGCGCGGAGCGCCGGGCCGTCGTCGACGCCGCGCCGCCCCGGTGCGAAGAAGCCGGCCCCGGCGGCGAACTCCCCGGCCCCGGCGGCCGATTCCCCGGCGCCGGCGGCGAACACCCCGGCGCGGGCGGCGGATTCCCCGGCCCCGGCGGCCGGTACCGCGGTGGCCGGTACCGCGGTGGCCGGTGCCGGTGCCGGTGCCGGTGCGCGGTTCGCGAACGGCCCGCTGGCTGTCGTCGATGTCGATGCGGAGGGGCGGGTGGTGGCGTACTGCACCGGTGGTCTGGTCCTGGACGTGCCCGCCAGGTCGATGCCGGCCCTGGTGGAGTGGACGCTGACGGAGGCGGAGCTCGGGCAGCCGAAGCTGTCCGGGCCGGGCAAGGACGCCGACCCGCTGCTCGTGCTCACCGAAGCCGCGCTGGAGCGTTACGGTCTCCCGGCCGCCCTCACGGAACAGGAACGGCTGGCCGGCCGTCTCCCGGACAGCCACCGGGCCGTCAGGCAGCTGGCCCGCGCGGACTGGAAGCTGACCAAGCGCGGCTTCGGGCCCTGGGCACGCATCTACCGGCCCGCCACGGGTACGGAGCGGGCGTGTGTGCAGCTGTGCATCCCGTCCTGGCAGGCGCTGGACACCCGGCACTGGGACACGGCCGGACAGCTCCCGCCAGCCGAACTCGCCCGCGTCCTGGGCGTGTACGCCTCGCGGGTGATGACGCCGCGCGGTTCGACGGCGGTGACCGGTCTGGAGCTGATGACCGCGCTGCACCCGCCGACGCGGGCCTCGGGTCCGGACGGCGACGGTATCCGGCACTCCGAGCACAATCCCGGCTCGCTGGGCAGGGATCCGGTCGATCCGGCGCCGTGCGAGGCCCCCGACGGCCACCCGCTGCTCAGGGACCTGCCCCGTTTCCACGTCCGCGGCCCCGGCGAGAAGCTGTTCGAGGAGGCCCTGGACTGGGCGCGGCCGATGACGGACGCCGAGTGCACGCTGCGTCATCTGGTCGGCATCGACGTCAATATGGCCTTCGCGGCCGGCGCCAACGGCCTCCATGTCGGCCTCGGCGCGCCTGCGCATGTCACGGACCCGGTCTTCGACGCGAAGCTGCCCGGCAGTTGGCTGGTGGATCTCTCCCACGTCGATCTGTCGAGGGTGAAGACCGGCAGGGACCGGTGGGTGGAGCTGGACGGTTCGCTGCTGCCCTCCCCGTTCACACCGAAGGGCGAACGGCCGACGGGGCCGGCCTGGTATGCGACCCCGACCGTCGCCTACGCGGCCGAGCTCGGCTACGAGGTCCGCCCAATCGAGGCGTGGGTGCGCTACGACAGCGGCCGCTATCTGGACGGCTGGTACCAGCGGCTGCGCGACGCCTACCTCGCCACGATGGCCGACCTCGGCGTCGCCGCGGACCTGCCGCCCGGGGACTTCCTGGCGGCGATGGACGGCTACCGGGACCGCGACCCCCAGCTGGCGATCGTCGGCTCGGCGATCAAGGCGACCGTGAAGGGTGGTCTGGGCAAGCTGCGCGAGCGTCCCCGCGGGGAGGGCTGGCGGCCGGGCGAGCCGTGGCGCGCGCTGGCCCGCCCGACCTGGCGCCCGGACATCCGCGCGGCGGTCATCGCCCGCACCCGCATCAACCTGCACCGCAAGATCGTCAAGCATGCGGCGTTCACGGGGCAGTACCCGGTTGCGGTGCTGTCCGACTGTGTCGTCTACGCCGCGGGCGGGCCGGGTCCGCTGGATTTCCTGCCCTACCGGGACGGCAAGCCGCTGCCCGGCGGTTTCCGGCTCGGCATCAACCCCGGCCTGGTCAAGCACGAGGGCACCCAGTCCGTTTTGTGGGGTGAGGAGGTCCGCGAGCGGTTTGACGCCCCGGAGCTGAACCTCGCCCGTTACATCAAGGACGGCACCGTCACCGACGCCGACACCGGTGAGCAGGGGAGGGGAGGGCGATGA
- a CDS encoding alpha/beta hydrolase family protein — translation MRFPSVVGPELAGVIDLPEGEVRGWGLFAHGFTLGKDSPAASRVSKQLAREGIGTMRFDNLGIGDSDGDWGDGSFTVKVQDTIQAAAFMAERGTPVDLLVGHSWGGAAALAAARDIPGLRALATIAAPVDPSHVERQYDTVLDRVLSEGSHEWFVGGRTLVLKRAFVEDVRKAHLRETIGELNLPLLVAHSPTDSTVDIDNAAEIFQEARHPRSFISLEGADHLLTARGQAQRAAHIISAWADQYLDEPRP, via the coding sequence GTGAGATTCCCCAGCGTCGTCGGCCCCGAACTGGCCGGAGTGATCGACCTGCCGGAGGGCGAGGTCCGCGGCTGGGGACTCTTCGCGCACGGCTTCACCCTCGGCAAGGACTCGCCGGCCGCCTCCCGCGTCAGCAAGCAGCTGGCCCGCGAGGGCATCGGAACGATGCGTTTCGACAACCTTGGCATCGGCGACTCCGACGGCGACTGGGGAGACGGCTCCTTCACCGTCAAGGTCCAGGACACCATCCAAGCCGCGGCCTTCATGGCCGAGCGCGGGACTCCCGTGGATCTGCTGGTCGGCCACTCCTGGGGCGGCGCCGCCGCCCTCGCCGCCGCCCGCGACATCCCCGGCCTGCGCGCCCTCGCCACCATCGCCGCACCCGTCGACCCCAGCCACGTCGAGCGCCAGTACGACACGGTCCTGGACCGCGTACTCAGCGAGGGCTCCCACGAATGGTTCGTGGGCGGGCGCACCCTCGTCCTCAAACGTGCCTTCGTCGAGGACGTCCGCAAGGCGCATCTGCGCGAGACGATCGGCGAACTGAACCTTCCGCTGCTGGTCGCGCACTCCCCCACCGACTCCACCGTCGACATCGACAACGCCGCGGAAATCTTCCAGGAAGCCCGCCACCCCCGCAGTTTCATCTCCCTCGAAGGAGCCGACCACCTGCTGACCGCGCGGGGACAGGCGCAGCGCGCCGCGCACATCATCAGCGCCTGGGCCGACCAGTACCTCGACGAGCCACGACCCTGA
- a CDS encoding amidase encodes MRDLRKKGVTALGALLLAVPLLVIAPFPSAAGTDRPLGVDLGTVTIPQLQARMAKGSLTSSALTTAYLQRIRTIDPKIHAVLRTNPTALRQAAASDARHRRGTVRGPLDGIPVLIKDNVNTRGLSSTAGSLALAGKPPSVDADLVARLRKAGAVVLGKSNLSEWANFRAEKPTSGWSAVGGQTNNPYVLDRNPCGSSSGSAAALAATLTQVAIGTETDGSIVCPAGMNGVVGHKPSLGLVSQDGVVPISAEQDTAGPMARNVTDTALTLSAIRGDGAVRSGGVARATDTLPGPDGLRGKRIGLWRLPSLGSDVDALMTRTAKKLRAAGAEVVEVTPPYQKRLAELEFPALLSEFHRDIDTYLSTRDGPRDLAALIDFNRTHSEEQTCFAGQELFEQALAAPSTTDPKYRATRAELKDLSRRSIDETMAVHHLDAIASPTNPPAWRTECVRGDNDVIPSSTPAAVSGYPSLSVPAGFVGELPVGVLLMAGNHQDGKLLSLGASVETRLAAWRAPRYLPSAGTNIGR; translated from the coding sequence ATGAGGGACCTGAGGAAGAAAGGCGTTACTGCGCTGGGCGCCCTCCTGCTGGCGGTGCCCCTTCTCGTTATCGCGCCGTTTCCGTCGGCGGCCGGCACGGACAGGCCGCTGGGCGTCGACCTCGGCACAGTGACGATCCCGCAACTGCAGGCCCGCATGGCGAAGGGTTCTCTGACCTCGTCGGCGCTGACCACCGCCTATCTGCAGCGAATCAGAACCATCGACCCCAAGATCCACGCGGTGCTGCGCACCAACCCGACGGCGCTGCGCCAGGCCGCCGCCAGCGACGCCCGACACCGGCGCGGCACCGTCCGCGGCCCGCTCGACGGCATCCCTGTCCTCATCAAGGACAACGTGAATACTCGCGGGCTGTCCTCGACGGCCGGGTCGCTGGCGCTGGCCGGGAAACCGCCCAGTGTCGACGCCGACCTGGTGGCGCGGCTACGGAAGGCCGGGGCGGTCGTCCTCGGCAAGTCCAACCTCTCCGAGTGGGCGAACTTCCGTGCGGAAAAGCCGACGTCGGGCTGGTCGGCGGTGGGCGGGCAGACCAACAACCCCTACGTACTGGACCGCAACCCCTGCGGTTCCTCCTCCGGCTCGGCCGCAGCGCTCGCCGCGACGCTGACCCAGGTGGCGATCGGCACCGAGACGGACGGCTCCATCGTGTGCCCCGCCGGCATGAACGGGGTCGTCGGCCACAAGCCCAGTCTCGGCCTGGTCAGCCAGGACGGCGTGGTCCCGATCTCCGCCGAGCAGGACACCGCAGGCCCCATGGCCCGCAACGTCACCGACACCGCGCTCACCCTGTCGGCGATCCGCGGTGACGGCGCCGTCCGCTCAGGCGGCGTGGCCCGCGCCACGGATACACTGCCCGGTCCCGACGGCCTGCGGGGCAAGCGGATCGGTCTGTGGCGGTTGCCGTCGCTCGGATCCGACGTGGACGCCCTGATGACCCGTACGGCGAAGAAGCTACGCGCGGCGGGCGCCGAGGTCGTCGAGGTGACGCCGCCGTATCAGAAGCGGCTCGCCGAGCTCGAATTCCCGGCGCTGCTCAGCGAGTTCCACCGGGACATCGACACCTACCTCTCCACCCGCGACGGGCCGCGGGATCTCGCCGCGCTCATCGACTTCAACCGCACCCATTCCGAAGAGCAGACATGCTTTGCCGGACAGGAACTGTTCGAGCAGGCCCTCGCCGCGCCGTCGACCACCGACCCGAAATACCGGGCCACGCGGGCGGAGTTGAAAGATCTCTCCCGGCGTTCCATCGACGAGACCATGGCCGTCCACCACCTCGACGCCATCGCCTCGCCGACCAACCCGCCCGCATGGAGAACCGAATGCGTGCGAGGCGACAACGACGTGATCCCGTCGTCCACCCCGGCGGCAGTCTCCGGATACCCGTCCCTCTCGGTGCCCGCGGGCTTCGTGGGTGAATTGCCCGTCGGCGTCCTGCTGATGGCCGGAAACCACCAGGACGGCAAGTTGCTGTCGCTCGGCGCATCGGTGGAAACCCGCCTCGCCGCATGGCGGGCACCGCGCTACCTGCCGTCAGCGGGCACCAACATCGGCCGGTGA
- a CDS encoding Lrp/AsnC family transcriptional regulator, translating into MNTKQSLDGTDAQILLALAADPRATVVALAERLGMSRNTVQARLAKMERNNALGAFERRITPGALGYPLTAFVTAQVDQHRLAEVSGALAEVAEVVEVFGLSGETDLLVRVVATDAEDLYRVAGKILAIPGIDRTATALAMRELVPYRLTPLLRRAEASGGGRGGGAGVGHRPMLVPADGR; encoded by the coding sequence ATGAACACCAAGCAGAGCCTTGACGGCACCGACGCGCAGATCCTGCTCGCGCTCGCGGCCGACCCCCGCGCGACCGTCGTCGCGCTGGCCGAACGCCTGGGAATGTCGCGCAACACCGTCCAGGCACGCCTGGCGAAAATGGAGCGGAACAACGCGCTCGGCGCTTTCGAACGCAGGATCACTCCCGGCGCACTGGGCTACCCCCTGACCGCTTTCGTCACCGCTCAGGTCGACCAGCATCGGCTGGCCGAAGTCTCCGGAGCGCTGGCCGAGGTTGCCGAGGTGGTGGAGGTCTTCGGCCTCAGCGGCGAAACCGACCTCCTGGTGAGGGTGGTGGCGACCGACGCCGAAGACCTGTACCGAGTGGCAGGCAAGATCCTCGCCATCCCCGGCATCGACCGCACTGCGACGGCATTGGCCATGCGCGAACTGGTGCCCTACCGCCTCACACCACTGCTCCGCCGCGCCGAGGCGAGCGGTGGTGGCCGGGGCGGCGGTGCGGGTGTGGGTCACCGGCCGATGTTGGTGCCCGCTGACGGCAGGTAG
- a CDS encoding transketolase-like TK C-terminal-containing protein: protein MLWLSTAVIDHANRVRPNPSGLKVGGHQASSASMTSIMTALWFHQLGAEDRVSVKPHASPALHAINYLLGELDEEQLTTLRSFGGLQSYPSRTKDPDPVDYSTGSVGIGATAPLWGAIARRYVDGHFGGAGAGRQYSLLGDAELDEGAVWEALRDPMVPGLGEVVWIVDLNRQSLDRVIPGIAADKLQGMFAAAGWQVLTLKYGSLLRELFARPGGDALRTRIDAMGNPEYQRLLRCTASELRERLPGSGSTAGPIAELIASVDDASLLSALRNLGGHDFGSLLDAFKAIDDTRPTVVFAYTVKGHGLPTEGHPQNHSSLLTADQMATLAQRLGMDLENPWSRFGEGSEEAALCAAAATRLRRPARELQAPPEVPSDLGRPAPTGTGATQQALGRTLLDLTRRAPLAAERIVTVSPDVSSTTNLGGWLNKVGVWSPAEHADWFADDAETILHWREQPTGRHLELGIAETNLVGLLGELGTTWDRWGQPLLPIGVIYDPFVNRALEPWSFGMYAGGQSILVGTPSGVTLAPEGGAHQSITTPSLAIEQPGCVGYEPAFAIDTEWCLLAALGNLGKPEGSSAYVRLSTRPVNQSLAAVPDDSVARERRRRQVAAGAYRLRQHSAPVVTVAAMGAMVPDALAAADRLAALGYGADVICVTSPDLLFRACQARRCQGRESTPHWILDQVFPAERATPMVTVLDGHPHTLAFLGTIRNTPVTTLGVTRFGQSGSLEDVHRHHGIDADSIAAAALDLID, encoded by the coding sequence GTGTTGTGGCTGTCGACCGCGGTCATCGACCATGCGAACCGGGTGCGGCCCAACCCGTCAGGGCTGAAGGTCGGTGGGCATCAGGCGTCCAGCGCCTCGATGACCTCGATCATGACGGCGTTGTGGTTTCACCAACTCGGCGCCGAGGACCGGGTGTCCGTCAAACCCCACGCCTCTCCCGCGCTCCACGCGATCAATTATCTGTTGGGTGAGCTGGACGAGGAGCAGCTCACCACCCTGCGTTCCTTCGGTGGCCTGCAGAGTTATCCCAGCCGCACGAAGGATCCCGATCCGGTGGACTACTCCACCGGATCCGTCGGCATCGGCGCCACGGCCCCGCTGTGGGGCGCCATCGCCCGCCGTTACGTGGACGGCCACTTCGGCGGTGCGGGCGCCGGACGGCAGTACTCGCTCCTCGGCGACGCCGAGCTGGACGAAGGTGCTGTCTGGGAAGCGCTGCGCGATCCGATGGTGCCGGGTCTGGGCGAGGTCGTGTGGATCGTCGACCTCAACCGGCAGTCCCTGGACCGTGTCATCCCCGGCATCGCCGCGGACAAGCTGCAGGGCATGTTCGCGGCAGCGGGCTGGCAGGTGCTGACCCTCAAGTACGGGAGTCTGCTGCGGGAGTTGTTCGCCCGCCCCGGCGGCGACGCGCTGCGCACCCGTATCGACGCGATGGGCAATCCCGAGTACCAGCGCCTGCTGCGCTGCACCGCGTCCGAACTGCGGGAGCGGCTGCCCGGCTCCGGGTCCACCGCCGGGCCCATTGCCGAGCTGATCGCCTCGGTGGACGATGCGTCGCTCCTGTCCGCGCTGCGCAATCTGGGCGGGCATGACTTCGGCTCGCTTCTCGACGCGTTCAAAGCCATCGACGACACGCGCCCGACCGTCGTGTTCGCCTACACCGTCAAGGGGCACGGGCTGCCCACCGAGGGGCACCCGCAGAACCACTCGTCGCTGCTGACCGCCGATCAGATGGCCACGCTCGCACAGCGTCTGGGAATGGACCTGGAAAACCCCTGGTCCCGCTTCGGCGAGGGCTCGGAGGAAGCGGCACTGTGCGCGGCGGCCGCGACACGGCTGCGGCGTCCCGCCCGCGAGCTCCAAGCCCCTCCGGAGGTGCCGTCCGACCTCGGGCGCCCGGCCCCCACGGGTACCGGTGCGACCCAACAGGCCCTCGGTCGGACGTTGTTGGATCTGACCCGCCGGGCGCCCCTGGCCGCGGAACGGATCGTGACGGTCAGCCCGGACGTCAGCTCCACCACCAACCTGGGAGGCTGGCTGAACAAGGTCGGTGTCTGGTCCCCGGCGGAGCACGCCGACTGGTTCGCCGACGATGCCGAGACCATCCTCCACTGGCGCGAGCAGCCCACCGGCCGCCATCTGGAACTGGGCATCGCCGAGACCAACCTCGTCGGCCTCCTGGGCGAACTCGGCACCACCTGGGACCGCTGGGGACAGCCACTGCTGCCCATCGGCGTGATCTACGACCCCTTCGTCAACCGGGCCCTGGAGCCGTGGTCGTTCGGTATGTACGCAGGTGGGCAGTCCATCCTGGTCGGCACCCCGTCGGGCGTCACGCTCGCCCCGGAGGGCGGGGCGCATCAGTCGATCACCACCCCCTCTCTCGCCATCGAGCAGCCCGGATGTGTGGGCTACGAGCCCGCCTTCGCCATCGACACCGAGTGGTGCCTGCTCGCCGCGCTCGGGAACCTCGGCAAGCCGGAGGGGAGTTCGGCGTACGTGCGGCTCTCCACCCGCCCGGTAAACCAGTCCCTCGCCGCCGTGCCGGACGACTCGGTGGCGCGCGAGCGCCGCCGTCGTCAAGTGGCCGCCGGCGCGTACCGGTTGCGGCAGCACAGTGCGCCCGTCGTCACTGTGGCCGCGATGGGCGCCATGGTCCCGGACGCGCTGGCCGCCGCCGATCGGCTCGCGGCCCTCGGGTACGGCGCCGACGTCATCTGCGTCACCAGTCCCGACCTGCTCTTCCGCGCCTGTCAGGCGCGCCGCTGTCAAGGCCGGGAAAGCACCCCGCACTGGATCCTGGACCAGGTCTTCCCCGCCGAGCGTGCCACCCCCATGGTCACCGTCCTGGACGGCCACCCGCACACCCTCGCCTTCCTCGGCACGATCAGGAACACGCCCGTCACCACCCTCGGCGTGACCCGCTTCGGCCAGTCCGGATCGCTGGAGGACGTCCACCGCCACCACGGCATCGACGCCGACAGCATCGCCGCCGCGGCCCTCGACCTCATCGACTGA
- a CDS encoding helix-turn-helix domain-containing protein translates to MARKPVADSPRPEDDHLMQLLGLRIRALRRAQKLTLQQLGQSSDLSHAFLSQLERGLTTASITTLNRIARTLDTTISALLAQPAEEVVDVLREADGIRVPRTDAPNGAVVRSLTRLDWPVEPLEYTGGPAEFEDYFQHPGHELIYVVTGQIELDFEGGRRERLGPTEVISYPGSLPHRWRVLDDSEVRLLLIVSRQ, encoded by the coding sequence GTGGCACGGAAACCGGTCGCAGACAGCCCCCGCCCCGAAGACGACCACCTCATGCAACTGTTGGGATTGCGGATCAGGGCCCTGCGTCGGGCTCAGAAGCTGACGCTGCAACAGCTCGGACAGAGCTCCGACCTGTCGCACGCGTTCCTCAGCCAGCTCGAACGCGGCCTCACCACGGCCAGCATCACCACGCTGAACCGGATCGCACGGACCCTGGACACCACGATCTCGGCCCTCCTCGCGCAACCGGCCGAGGAGGTGGTGGACGTGCTCCGCGAGGCCGACGGGATCCGGGTGCCCCGCACCGACGCCCCCAACGGGGCCGTCGTCCGCTCGCTGACGCGGCTGGACTGGCCGGTGGAGCCGCTCGAGTACACGGGCGGTCCGGCGGAGTTCGAGGACTACTTCCAGCACCCCGGCCACGAGCTGATCTACGTCGTGACCGGACAGATCGAACTCGACTTCGAGGGCGGCCGAAGGGAACGCCTCGGCCCGACGGAAGTCATCAGCTACCCCGGTTCACTCCCGCACCGGTGGCGGGTGCTCGACGACTCCGAGGTACGACTGTTGCTCATCGTCTCGCGGCAGTGA
- a CDS encoding LLM class flavin-dependent oxidoreductase yields MRYGVFYFGSIEMADVQSGQWLPAGQRRATREEVWHATERLLELGVLAEELGYDSYWLAEHHFQHEGYEVIPNSLLLQANLAARTQRIQMGAMFNIVPQWHPLRLAEDFSTLLNLSGGRAVLGVGRGTVPRELRSLAAHQADIHLAEGDARTAVDEQNREVFAEYMDIIRTALANETFSYKGKYLEFPPPGTTGPDGPVESLSLLPGPLHPVEIWQAVTSPPTLAYAAEVGHGCVWWNQHHSFIESQWKRYGELYAEHHNAELRPGQNRILVLPFHIGDTHEQAWTTGRRGHDEFWNLLAPFGWSRGYMGPDGKPAPPGLVPTLEDSTAQKTWAVGTAEEVAELVAHHRDALGLEHLVLFPHFPGHTYDMAAEQMRRFTEEVVPLLG; encoded by the coding sequence GTGCGCTACGGCGTCTTCTACTTCGGATCCATCGAGATGGCCGATGTCCAAAGCGGACAGTGGCTCCCGGCCGGCCAGCGTCGGGCCACTCGGGAGGAGGTGTGGCACGCGACCGAGCGCCTGCTCGAACTCGGCGTCCTGGCCGAGGAACTCGGCTACGACAGCTACTGGCTCGCCGAACACCACTTCCAGCACGAGGGATACGAGGTCATCCCCAACTCCCTGCTGCTCCAGGCGAATCTGGCCGCGCGCACCCAACGCATCCAGATGGGCGCGATGTTCAACATCGTTCCCCAATGGCATCCGCTGCGCCTCGCCGAGGACTTCAGCACCCTGCTGAACCTCTCCGGCGGGCGGGCCGTGCTCGGCGTCGGCCGCGGCACGGTGCCCCGCGAACTGCGCAGCCTCGCCGCGCACCAGGCGGACATCCACCTGGCCGAGGGCGACGCCCGGACCGCGGTCGACGAACAGAACCGCGAGGTGTTCGCCGAGTACATGGACATCATCCGCACCGCACTCGCGAACGAGACCTTCTCCTACAAGGGGAAGTACCTCGAGTTCCCGCCGCCGGGCACGACGGGACCGGACGGCCCGGTCGAATCACTGTCCCTGCTGCCCGGCCCGCTGCACCCGGTGGAGATCTGGCAGGCCGTCACCAGCCCGCCGACACTGGCCTACGCCGCCGAGGTCGGGCACGGCTGCGTCTGGTGGAACCAGCACCACTCGTTCATCGAGTCGCAGTGGAAGCGCTACGGCGAGCTCTACGCCGAACATCACAACGCCGAACTGCGCCCCGGCCAGAACCGCATCCTGGTCCTCCCGTTCCACATCGGGGACACCCACGAGCAGGCGTGGACGACGGGCCGGCGCGGTCACGACGAATTCTGGAACCTGCTCGCGCCGTTCGGCTGGAGCCGCGGCTACATGGGACCGGACGGCAAGCCGGCGCCCCCCGGACTCGTCCCCACCCTCGAAGACTCGACCGCGCAGAAGACCTGGGCCGTCGGCACCGCGGAGGAGGTCGCCGAACTCGTCGCCCACCACCGCGACGCACTCGGCCTGGAGCACCTGGTGCTGTTCCCGCACTTCCCCGGGCACACCTACGACATGGCCGCCGAACAGATGCGGCGCTTCACCGAGGAAGTCGTGCCACTGCTCGGCTGA